The Sus scrofa isolate TJ Tabasco breed Duroc chromosome 6, Sscrofa11.1, whole genome shotgun sequence region TGCCTGTTCTCCAGGCGAGGAGAACCTCCTCCCGAAGGAAACTCAGGAGACCCAAAGGCCCGGAGACCCTCCGCCCTCGGCCTGGAATGAAGAGGGGCTGTCCCCACACCCTGCATGCCACGGTGTCAGCACACGGCGGTGGCTACAGAGGAAGCATgagcgctgctgctgctgctgctgccgtgGTGGCGCTGGCGGGGAAGGCGGTGGCGGTGATGACGGTGCTGGTGGTGATGGCGGTGGGGACGGAGGTGGGGACGCAGCTGCCCAGGGTTTAGGGGCACCCGCTCCATGCCAGGTGTCTTTCCCACCTGCTCCCCTGCTCTCTTTTTGTGGATGAGGCTCAGACGCGTGAAAACTTGAGCAAGGGGACGGGACAGCACACGGGGGGCGTGAGAGTGTGGCCACTCTGGCTCCCTCTCGGCGGCAACTTCTGCACAGGCGGTTTCAGGAGCGGATGTCAGGCGAGGGCCAGGAGGAAGGGGTGGCACTCTCGGGGCCACGAGCCACTCTTCTGGCACCTCCGGAGGCAGCGAGCCAGATGGGCGCCGGGGGCCCTGCAAGTGGAGGCCTGGGGGACTGAAGAAATGCAGGCGAGACCAGGAGACGAGATTTTGGCTTTTGCTCTCTGTCCCGACACAGGAATGTTGGTGACATGCAGGCTAGTGCAGGGGGGCGACGCAGGCCTCTTGGCTCTGGGGGTGGCCTCACTGGCCCAGCTCTGGGAAGGCTTGGCAGTAGCGGGGAGCACAGCCTCAGACACTCAAGTGGGGGCACCTACCCCGAGGTTTGTGGCCGCTGAGCTGCCGCTGGTTCCAGGAGTTACCCCTTACTCTTCTCCGCAGCACCCACAGCGGCCTGCTGACTGGACCGCACAGTCTGGCTGGAGGCAGCGGAGGCCCTACTGGCTGCCCTCTTGGTGATGCTGCTGGCAGGCTCCCAGGTGGGGAGAGCGCTGGGGGCGCGGAGGGTCCAGCAGGGTCTCTGCTCTCAAGTGGCCCCTGCCACCACCCAGCCCAGGGTTGGGGCTGACGGTCAGCACTGTCCCCACCTGGCAGCTGCGACTGTGTTTCTGGGGCCACTGGCCGGCACCCCAGGGGGGCGGCTGTGTGGGGTGCACGGCAGGGCAGCTGCAgggacccccaccctgcccccacccggcCTGAGGAAACCGCTGCCAGGACCCAGCTCTGGGGGCAAGAGGCTGGACGCACAGAGCCTCCGTCCGGCGTGCAGTCCTGGGCTGGGTGCAGGGGCAGGGTGCAGCCTGCGTGGAGGAGAGAAAAGACGGGGAAACGAAGCCCACGAGTGTTCTGTGGGGAAGGAGGCGAACGCTTGCCCCATCACCTCCGGGGCTGAGACCCCTTTGCCGCCCCAAGGAAGCCTGCCAGCAACGGGCCAGGCCCTGGTCACGGGGCAAATCCCAGCGCCCTCTGTGCGGGCTCCGAGGCTTCAGAGACCTGGGCCTGGCGGTCCTTCCAGGGCATCGGCAGGTGAGGGGCAGAGGCACAGACCCGCCTTGGCCTCGGCTTCTGAGCCGTGTTGCCCCCTCGGACCCTCTGCTGGCGCCCCCGCCCCGCTCCGGCTCTGAGGGCAGCCGTCTGCCCAGGACAGAGGAAGGCTGATCCGGTTGGAAATGCCTGCATTCTTTGCATTCCCCCTTCCAGCAGAATTCTCAGTTCTTTTGCCAAAACAGAGTTGAAGGGAGGGCACGGTCTCCATCGTCTCCTGGCCTGGTACCCTCGGTGCCCACTGCCTCGGCTCACCCGCGTGGAGAGATgggcgtgagtgtgtgtgtgtgtgtgtgtgcgcgcgcgcgcgcagtGCCCGTCTGCTCCCGCCGGGACAGAAAccagagctggggcagggctTTCTGCCTGGGCTTCCACACTTCTGTAATTTAAAGACCATCAAAGCGATAACTTAAGTGCGAGGAAGAGCCCCACGTACACAACTGGATGTGTCTCTCCCACCAAACAGAACCCCTGTCAACAGCTCAGGGCTTATTATTAGGGCTTCGGTTTCTCCAACTTTCCAAACCTCAAACGCAAGTCAACCGCAGAAGGGATCCGCGCTTACAGGACGGCTCAGGAAGGAACGGGCCGGCAGGGACCTGGGGACTGTGCCCGGTGGCCCTCGGCCTCCTCCGCCTGCCAGCGCCGGGGCCCCGGGGCAAGGCCTGTGGGGAAAACCGCCCCAGAGCCGCAGCGACGGAGGCGTCGTGTGGTTTGGACTTTGACACTGGGGGGCTGTTTGTTTGGATGGAGACggagttcacacacacacatctcgaAGCGCGCGGCGTGGTGGCTCTCGGCACATCCCCAGCGTGGGGCAGCCCTCACCGCGCTCGGACTCCAGATCGCCTTCACCCCGGAGAAACCCCGTGGGCCTccgcctcctcccccagccctgggcagccgCCGATCTGCCTTCTGTCTCTGGATTTGCTGTTCTGGACGCTTCCCGTCCAGGGAGTCATGCGAGATGTGGCCTTGGGTGTCTGGCTTCTGTCACCGAGCCGGAGGTTTCCGAGGCTCATCCACACGGCAGGGCACTCGCTCCCGCGGACGGCTGCACAGTGCTCCACGCGGGCTGGGGGCCCCACTGGGGTGCTGTGCGCGGGGGACCTCTGGCCGGGCTCTCACGTTCTCTTGGACTTGGGTGTGCTCCTCTTTGCACCCCGTGAAACTTTAAGCCCGAACGTTGTCCAACAGTTTTTTCCTGGACTCCCCGGGACGGCTGCTGAGAGACCAGTGTCTTCAGTGAAACCCCAGGGACCCACCTTTCTGGCTCCTCTGGGACCAAGGGCTCCCAGGGCTCAGCGGGGACCCCTCCTGGGGTGTGGGGCCCGGAGCTGCTGGGACAGAAGCCCCGGGGCCCCTTGCTCCAGCTCCGCCGGCCGAGGCTCCCCAAGGAGGCTTCCACGAGCCGTGACAAGGGATTAGCGGAAGGAACTAAATGACATCACGTTCATCCCCTTATCAGCCAGCTGCTTCCACGCCGGGACGAGGCGCGCCCAGGCCTCTCCCTCTGGCGGCGTTTCTGTGCGTTCCCAAGTGATGAGGAAGCAGAGCCCAGGGGAAAGTCCAGCCCTGGAGCCCGTCCACCAGCCTGCCTGCAGCCCGCCACCCCGGGGAGCCGACAGTGGGGCCCCGCTGCCCCCCAGCTCCTGAGTCTTCAGCAGCTCCCACGCCGGACAGCGACGATTAACGCGCAGACCCCTGGGGGCCAGGCTTGCTGGTCAGTGGGTCAAGGGccaggcccgggaacttgcatTTTAGTTAAAAGTCACAGGAGTCTGGGGTCGAGTGGTCTCAGAGCTGCCTTTCACATCTCCCGCCAcatggagggagaagagggatggCTGTGGCGCTGCCGCTAAGGCCTTGAAGGTCGCCAGACGGCCCTCCCTTTCTCCGCCTCGGCCTCggctccagctctgcccctgctgCCTCGGCCAAACAGCACTTCTGCCCGTTGCCATGTCCACGCCGTTCTCTCTTTCTGGAACCTGGCTCCTTGCACGTGTCTGCGTCCCAGCTAAAATGCAGGAGTGCCGGCTCCCGCTGGAAGCCCACCACCcccgcttcccctcccccccaccctgtTCCCCAAGCTTATCTCCGACCCGCGCTCCTTCCTGCACGTGGGGCCTGCCTTGAGCCGGTTGCCGTGGTAACGGCAGCGTCCCGCGGAGTGAGGTGCCACCGGTGCCCTGCTCTCTGAACCATCTCCCTGCCAGGGCGCGTGCCCAGGTCCACTCTCTGCCACACCTGGGGGCCCTCCCCCGACTTCATCCCAACTTTTGAGGAGTGGAGAGGAGCTGTGATGGCAGGGGCTGAGGCAGGTATCTTGGGCCGTGAGGGAAAGATTGAAGAAATGACAGCAtcagggaggaggcctgggcctccaGCGCCTCGGATGCCGTCCGCCCTCGGCTGCCGCTACGCGCTACGCAGCCTCCTCAGCAGAACACGCAGCCTCTGCGCGCGTCGGGGCCGTGGCAACGTTGCTTTCCGCAGCCAGGCCTGCACACCAACGCCCGTGCCTGGCCTTCGTAGGAGGACATCTTTGGAGCAGCTGTGAGGAAGGCCTGGCGATCTGTCCATTTCACAGCCAAGGAAGTGGAGGCCTGGCCCAGGTCAAATGCGCCACGGCAGGTGGGGACGTTGTTTTTTGAAAAACACTTGACATGACCTTTGAGGTCAGTGCACAGGCAGAAAGGGGCCTCCACCGGGGACTGGCTCCTGCCAGGCCAGAAGCAGGTGTCTGGCCTGGCCACCCGCCCCCAGCGCCGCCCCCACTGGGACCTCCCTCCCTTGTCTCAGCTTCAGGAGCCGGAATCATGCCGTGGGGGCAGGGCCCCACTGATCCTGGGAGATGGGCCCTGTGTGCCCACGGGGCCCCCACAGCGCCTCCTGTTCCGCTGCACGTGGGCTGGCGGCTTGGGGCCATGACGGATTGTCCCAGGAGGCTGTCCAATGTCCTTCTGATGTGGCCATCCTACCGCTGTGGGCACATGCACCAGCTGTTCCCAGGTCCCCGCGGCGCGAGAGCCCCGTTGCTCTTCGGGAGTGAGCAGGAAGTGGGAGGGGgcacggggcggggcgggcaggAGGCCCCGAGTCACCGAGGCCGAATCTCGTTCCGCCCAGCGGACCCCAGAGCCCGGTGTCAGGACACCCCCTCGCACGTGGCGTCCTGTTTGGATGACAGTTCAGCGTGTGGCCCCAGCTACCCTGCGAATGTCTGTCTGGGTGTGCAGCTCCCACGGAGGCGCGGCCCTGCCTCACTGCTCACACGTTTCTCTAGCAACGGAGACCCACGGCTGCCCTCACGTCCCAGGGGAGGGACCTCAGAcagctggagggtggggggcgAGAGTCTGGGGGAGCCTGCCCTGGTGGTGCCCAGCGCAGCCCCTGGGGCTCCCCGCCCAGCCCATCTCCCTCCTGGGGGTGGACTCCCCTCCGCTCAGCTGAGCTCGGGCCACCCCTGGGGCTGCGGGGTCAGACCACCCCCACAGCAGCCAGGACCACCCTGCTCCCCACGAGCTGAGCCAGGAGCCTCGAACATCCCCTCGGCGCTGCGTGAAGGAGACCACAGCCTCCTGGGGTCTGGGCCCTCGTGCTGTCCCCACGATGCAGGTGAGGAAGGGGGAGCCGGGAAGGGCTGGGGTTCAGGGCCGGGCtccagagctgccagcctgcggGGGGAGGTCTGGGTGCCCCGCCCGGCTGCAGTCCCTGCCCCGCTCGAAGGCCCCTGGGGGCCACGTGGACAGGCCGGCCACCTGCCCTGCAGACGCCCACAGGCCGAGGGTGGCGGACGCAGCCACCTTCCGTCTTGTTCTCTGGTCGGCCCTCAAGCCGACAGCTCCTTGTCCACAgacgtggggtggggggtgccagGGGCCATCAGCTAAGCTCCCCACCCGCCCTGGACAGTGAAGTGCGAGCGTCCAACCTTCCCGCCCCCCAGCTGGGCTCCTGAGGAGCCAGGGGGCCGCCAGGCTGCCAGCCTCAGCAGGATGCAGGGACCAGAGGCTCGGGAAGCCTCCCTCCCGCTCAGCCCCAGGCCCGTCCCTGCAACACCAGGGAGACGCCCACCACTCCCTGGACGGCAGGAGCGGGGCCAGCACAATCCCTACATGTCCTTTGGGTATTTGCAGTGACACCAAAGGGCCGTCCTTGGGGCTCAGACCAGAAGCACCCCGGCCTGGCCTCGGCTGGGGGCCGGGaaggtgcccccccacccccaggcgaTGAGAGAGGAGATGCAGGGCTCATTCTCCCTCCACGAGTGTCCTCTCGcctcctgcacctgcagctcttcAAAACCAGAGTCCAGTGCCCTGAGCAGGTGCTCAGCCTTCTGGGGACGCAGACcgggcctggaggagggaggcggCCGCAGAAACCTgaggctgtgggtgtgcccctgcGTTCGCTCACTCTcacctgctccttcctgccttcGCCCCCATCATCCAGGTGTCGGCCCAGCCGAGCCCGGCCACATCAGCTGGGCGTGGGCACCCTTGGGACAGGGAGGGGGCATGAGGGGCCCGAGGCGTCCACACTGGGCTTCACGGGCCGCTGGGGGCTCAGGCAGCACCAGAGCCCGGCTCTGCCTGCTGCGGCCCTCCATGTGGCACCGGCCGTGACGCCTGGCGGAACGTCCTGGCAGAACCCCAGAGTCTCTGGTTCCTAGAGGCCAGGCCTGCGTCCCCGTCCTCGAATGTGGGGACCGGGGAGCGTGACGGGGGGTGGGTGGGCGCTTCCCAAGGTGGAGTTGGTGGTGGGGATCCAGGCCTGCACTGGCCACCACGCTGCCTGCAGCCACGGGGCGCGGGACGCGGCCGGTGCGACCGAGGCCCTCAAGCTCCTGTTTCTGTCGTGCTCTAGGGCATCTGAGTCCAGGGAGCCCTGGCGGGCAGCGCTGATGGGGAGGCCGCGTGCAGAGACCCAAAGGCCAAAACCCTTCCTCATGAACACAAAGTGGCTTCGGGGGAGCTACCGATCATCAGAAACTCAGTCTGCATCTGAGAAACAGGGGCTGTCACTGGCCTGACCTGCGCCCAGGGTCCTGGACAGACCGAGGGAGCAGGGACTGTGGGGAGGCCAGGCAGCACCGCCTGAGCCTGGAAGGGGCTGTTCTCTGGGCTCTACAGTTTAGAAGGACTCAGGGGACCTGacactttacagtttacaaggACTCAGGGCCCATCTCTGCTGAGCCCCACCAAGAGCCTGGGAAGGCTGCGTGGTGCCTGCTTGCAGTGTGGTTGCCTAGGAAAGTCAGCTCCGAGCCACCACTGTCCCCGCGGCGCACAGGAGGGACACCAGGCTCCCGCTCAGCCAGATGGCTGCAGCCCGGGCACCTGCTAAGTGCTGCCTGAGCATCCTGAGCCAGTCCTCGGGGGACCCTTGTGACCTCCCCTCTTTACAGCGGCTCCCCCGGCTCCACAGGGCCGCACACGCCAGAGTCACCCCACTTTACACAGCAGGTACCCCCCCGGCTCCGCAGGGCCGCACACGCCAGAGTCACCCCACTTTACACAGGGGTACCCCCCCGGCTCCGCAGGGCCGCACACGCCAGAGTCACCCCACTTTACACAGCGGGTACCCCCCCGGCTCCACAGGGCCGCACACGCCAGAGTCACCCCACTTTACACAGCGGGTACCCCCCCGGCTCCGCAGGGCCGCACACGCCAGAGTCACCCCACTTTACACAGCGGGTACCCCCCCCGGCTCCGCAGGGCCGCACACGCCAGAGTCACCCCACTTTACACAGCGGGTACCCGCCCCAGCTCCGCAGGGCCACACACGCCAGAGTCACACCACTTTACGCAGTGGGTCCCCCCAGCTCCACAGGGCCGCACACACCCAGAGTCACCCCACTTTACACAACAGGTCGCCCCGGCTCCGCAGGGCTACACACGTCCAGAGTTGCTTGGCTCTGGGGCAGTTTGAGCCTGGCCTCTGGCCCAGGCCAGCTTGCACTGTTGTCATGCCTGCTGCACACGCTGTCCTGAAGGCTGGAGGTGGCAACTGGTCAGCTGACCTTCCTGCCATGGAGCTGGGATGTCAGGAGACTGCAGAGAGGGGGTGACTGGGTCCCCACGGATTCCAGAGCCTCTCAGGGTTCCACCCCTCTACTGCTCTGCGGCCCCATCTGCTCAGGGAGATGccacagggagctgggggagaggctggggtgtggggagggtcCGAGGGGCTGTGGCTCCCCAAGCCGTCACCCTGTAATGCCAGGACCTGCAGGCCTGTGGACGCCCTGCTGGTTCACAGGGTGTGATGGTCTGGGTTACGGGTCGGCTTGGCCAGGCTGTGGTCCCTGGGGGGTCAGATGCCCACCTGGGTGTCGCCATGGAGGTATTTGGGGGACTGGGAGACGGGGTAGCCTCTACGATCAGCTGACCCCGAGAATGAGGGCCTCCACACGCggtgggcctcgtccaatcaGGTGAGGGCCTCCAAACGGAGTTGGGATTTTCCCCGAGGTGAAGAAATTCTTCCTCAAACAGCAAGGTCAGCTCCTGCTGGAGGGTCCAGCCTGTACTATGGGCTTGGGACTTGCAGAGCCACTTGTGGCCCCTGTGACCTCCCGGGGGCCGGATTTGTGTTCTGGGCCGCTGTGAGCCACACCTTTTCCTGCCCACGGCCTGTCTAGGTCAGGTTTATTCGATGCATCTGCCATCTGAAGCTCAAGATGCTTCTTGGTTTCTCGGCAGCGTGCACTCCCAGCTCCTTCTGTGGGTCAGCCCACGGCCGTCCTTCCTGGGGCGTCCTGTCCCCGCTGGCCGAGCTTCCCTCTGCCAGGTCCCTCCCTGGTCAGCACAGGACTGGGCGGCCCCAGCCTCATTCCGATGTTCACAGCCACAAGGCAGCCCCCCCATCACTGTTCCGCACCCGCGTTCCAGCCCCTCTCTGGTGCTTTGCTGTCTCTCCAAGGAAACCAGAGGCGGGACTGGCGCCCGAGCCTCCCTCACGTACTCCTGGTCAGTGGCCTGAGGGCGTCGCTGTGCAGGGACACTGGCTCAAGCCCACCATCCCATTCAGGACCAGCAGGTGCCTGCAGGAATCGCAGCGTCCCTGTTGGTGAAGCAACCACGAGAAGCGATGGCACCTTCCGGCAAAAGCATTCTCATCGCCGAACGCGTGCTTTCCCTCGCCATCCGGCGGCATCCTGGCGGAGACACTCAGAAGGTGACACGGCAGCCCTGGGGCTCCCCGGAGCCTGTGCCGGGGGCGCCCTGACTCAGCCGGCGTGAGGCATTTTCTACGGCACAGGTGTCACCTGTCACgctgaccacccccccccccccggggagtCACGCACGATATGCTGTGACGTGGCTGCGGACGCGGCCCTGTCCGTCAGACGAGCCTCCGCCTGGACGTCTAGCCCACTGGCCCCGCGGTGCGTGGTCCTCAGCCAGGCCAGCGCCGTCTGGCGGGACCGAAGCCTTGATGTTGCCCTGACGTCAAGCAAAGCGCGGCTGCGTCTCCGCGCCTCCGTTGGCCACACAGCACATTCTGGGTCTTAGAGCCTCAGCGTCCCGTCTGCGAAGGGGAGCTGGTCCCTCAGCCCCGGGGGGGCGGCAGGAAGCTGCAGCCTCCACCCCGAGCAGCTGTGTGTCAGGTGGACGAGGCCTGCAGGACCAGAGGGAGCCCCTGAAACATGGGGAGGGGGGgcgaggggcggggagggggctggtcGGGGGacgggtgggtggggggagcctgCGCGGGGTGGGAGGGGAACGACCCGGGGGCTGACGTGGGGGTGCCTGCCCTTCTCCTCAGAGCCTGGCGCA contains the following coding sequences:
- the LOC110260888 gene encoding collagen alpha-5(IV) chain-like, whose translation is MTFEVSAQAERGLHRGLAPARPEAGVWPGHPPPAPPPLGPPSLVSASGAGIMPWGQGPTDPGRWALCAHGAPTAPPVPLHVGWRLGAMTDCPRRLSNVLLMWPSYRCGHMHQLFPGPRGARAPLLFGSEQEVGGGTGRGGQEAPSHRGRISFRPADPRARCQDTPSHVASCLDDSSACGPSYPANVCLGVQLPRRRGPASLLTRFSSNGDPRLPSRPRGGTSDSWRVGGESLGEPALVVPSAAPGAPRPAHLPPGGGLPSAQLSSGHPWGCGVRPPPQQPGPPCSPRAEPGASNIPSALREGDHSLLGSGPSCCPHDAVTPKGRPWGSDQKHPGLASAGGREGAPPPPGDERGDAGLILPPRVSSRLLHLQLFKTRVQCPEQVLSLLGTQTGPGGGRRPQKPEAVGVPLRSLTLTCSFLPSPPSSRCRPSRARPHQLGVGTLGTGRGHEGPEASTLGFTGRWGLRQHQSPALPAAALHVAPAVTPGGTSWQNPRVSGS